A region of the Streptococcus suis genome:
GTTTTTACGCTCTATACGAGATTTGTCTCCATGTTTAGCAGTCTAGCAATCACGGCTTTTAATAATCTGGACTTTGTTTTGGGGCATCAGTTAGCCACAAAATCAATCGAGGAAACGCGTAAGAGTTACCAGCATCAGGTTTATCTCTGGCATAATTGGTTTGTTTTTATCTATACAGTGGCGGCTTGTCTCTTCATGGCATTTTTATCTCACTATGCGAGAAAATTTTCAGGAGCAGACTATGTCCAGCCTCTCTTTGCCTATGTTTACCTTGTGGCTGACTTTTTACAAAATGCACGGACGATGTCTTCCTATGCTTTTAAGGCAGCTGGGCATTGGGAAAACAATCGAAAGAGTTTTATTCTGGAATCGATAGTGCTCATCGTCTTGTCTCTTGTTTTATTTTTATTCGTTGGTCTCGTGGGCTTAGCGGTAGCAGCAGTCGTTGCCAATTTATACCGCCTGTTTTACAATAATCACTATCTGAGCCGAGAGATACTCTATATAGATGGAAAAAAATCTTCTTTGATGAGTGTTGGCGGTGCTTTGTTTATCGTGGTGGTAGGTTTATCTTTTCAATTTCTATATCCATTTCAGGTCACGAGCTATCTCGATTTTATCCTTCCAGGGCTTGCGGCACTTGTCTATGTATCCGTACTCTTATTTGTCTGTAACTGGGTCTTGAGTCAGGAATTTCGACAACTGACGAAAAAACTTGTAGCAAGAGTATTTGGGTGATGGTGTTATTAAATGAAACATTTTCGCGAATGAATAGCACAACAGGCTCTCGTTTTGATTGTTTCCGTCACAAATAGTATAATAGATTTTATCAATCATGTTAGGAGATAGAAGTGATGAAACAATTTTCATTAGCAGTTTTAGCTAGTACATTGCAAAATAAACGCCGTCAAGACAGCCTGTCACAGCAAGATATAGCTGATAGGACAGGCATCAATCGCTCTGTCATCAGTCGTATTGAGCAGGGAGAACATACTCCCAGTCTAGCTCAGTTGGAGTTGCTGGCTCAGGCATTGGCATGTGATGTGACGGATTTTTATGTGGAGAAAAAGAAGGAGCGAGACCTCCCTTCTCGGGCGAAGATTGCAGTGGCTGGGACTGGTTATGTCGGCCTCTCCTTGGCTGTCCTGCTGGCACAATACCATGATGTCACCGCAGTAGATGTCGTGGAGGAAAAGGTGGCCCTTCTACAGGCTGGTCGTTCTCCCATCCAGGATGACTATATTAAAGCCTATCTGGCTGAAAAGGACTTGAGCTTGACAGCGACCTTGGATGCTGAGACGGCCTATGCAGAAGCAGAATTTGTCGTGATTGCTGCTCCAACAAACTACGATAGTGCGAAAAATTATTTTGATACGAGTCATGTCGAGGAGGTGATTTCCCTTGTTAGGGCTGTCAATCCGCAGGCGGTTATGGTCATCAAGTCAACGGTGCCAGTTGGTTTTACCCAGCGGATGCGTGAACAGTTCCAAACGGATCGTATCCTCTTTAGTCCAGAGTTTTTGAGAGAATCAAAAGCACTATACGATAATCTCTATCCATCACGCATTATCGTATCTTGCGAAGCTACAGACAGTGAAGAGGTTCAGGAGCTTTCTAGCCAGTTTGCTGCTTTACTTGCTCATGCAGCCTTGAATGATGCGCCACTGCTACAGATGGGTGCGACAGAAGCAGAAGCGGTGAAGCTTTTTGCCAATACCTATCTAGCACTTCGTGTGTCGTATTTTAATGAACTGGATACCTACGCAGAATTGAAAGGCTTGGATACTCAGGCTATTATTACTGGTATCGGTTTGGATCCACGGATAGGTCAGCACTATAACAATCCGTCATTTGGCTATGGTGGGTACTGCTTGCCCAAAGATACCAAGCAGTTACTTGCCAATTACGATGACGTACCTCAAAACATGATGTCTGCCATTGTCGAAGCCAATCGGACAAGAAAGGATTTTATCGCTGATCAGGTGCTGAAAATGGCTGGTTACTATGATTACACTGACCATGGAAGCTATAATCAGGAGAATGAGAAGGACTTGGTGATTGGGATTTACCGCCTGACCATGAAGAGTCAGTCGGATAATTTCAGACAGAGCGCCATTCAAGGCGTGATGAAGCGGATAAAGGCCAAGGGGGCACAGGTCATCGTCTACGAGCCGACCTTGGAAAATGGTAGCCGCTTTTTTGGCTCTAAGGTGGTCAATCATCTAGCCAGCTTTAAAAAGAAAAGCCATGCCATCATCGCTAACCGCTACGATGCTGTTTTAGATGATGTAGTAGATAAGGTATACACCAGAGATATTTTTAGGAGAGATTAGATGAAAAAGATAAAAGAATGGGGAGGTAGCTTCTGCGCCAATCCCTACCCTATTACGCTGTTCTTACTTGCCCTTTTATTATTTGTCTTACAATGGTCCTACCCTGTCATCATGGACGATAAGTGGTGGCTAGATAAGCCATTCAGTCTGGACTTTATGGTCGAGCGCTACCAGATATGGTCAAATCGTTTGGTGATTGAAAGTTTTGCCTTGGTGTTTAGTCACCTCCCTAAAGTAGTCTTCCGTTTGTTCAATAGTCTCGTCTTTGTTGGCTTACTGGATATCATACTAGCCAATAGCTTGGGGAGGAAAGTCAAGTACCTTTTTCTTCTCTTGGGGTTCTTTGCTCTACTTCCGATATCGATGTTTTTAATCCCTGGCTTGATGATGACCAATCTAAACTACCTATGGCCGGTAACAGCAGGCCTAGCAAGTTTTCTTCTCTATCGTAGCTACCAAGAAAGAAAATTCAAACATAATATATATATATATATATATATATATATTATGTCAAGTATATTACTACTCTTTGCTACGAATCACGAGCAAGTAGCAGTTGTTTTTCTAGCCATTTGGGGCTATGAATGGTGGCGGCAAAAGGGTCTATCGCCATTTGGTTGGGTTTTGTTCATCCTCACAGGGTGTAATCTTGTTTTTGCCCTTTTGTCACCGGGGATATCCGTTCGGGCTATTGAGCAAGCAAATAAATACTTTCCTGAGTTTTTTAAATTGACAGTATTAGACAAGGTTTTGCTTGGTTTATCCCATGTTGGAAAGACGCTTTTGTATAATATCAATCATCTCTTTGTTGTCTTTTTGTTGCTCTTGGTCTTAAATCTTTTCCTGACCCCTCTGTCTAAAAAGCAGTTATTCCCTTTCTTGATTTTTGTACCTTTTATGGCTCTGTTGTCCCTTGGTCAGCTCTTTATGAAGGTCGGTAATTCCTTGGGAATCTTACAAGATTTATTTGCTTATCCTAAATTTTATGCCGGAAAGGTTAAAACGCTTCCTGGTTGGCTGACACAGGAAGTATCTGCTTTGTTTGTAGTAGCTATCATTTGTCTGCTCTGCTTGATTGCCTACGCCCTTTATCTGGTCTTTAGACGGTTGGACTTGGTGTATCTTTTGTTTGTAGCTGTGGCAAGTCTAGCTATGGTTGGTTTTTCTGGAACTATTTTTACATCAGGGGATCGTATCTCCTTTATCTTGGCACTCTACCTCATCTACCTGTCGTGTTTGCTCGTCTCAAGGATGATGGATATAAAAAGAAAACATCTCACTATTCAGAAAGGAAACCCATGATTTTAAAGAACGTTCAGAAAATCATTCCGCCTAGATGGGCGAGTTTGCTATCGCTGTCAGCCTTTTTCATGCTGACAGTCACTCATCGTACACCCTTAGCCCTATTGGTGATGTTGGGAGCGATAGCGACTGCATATATATATATATATAACAGAAGAGAATGGGCTTGGGTCAATCTATGATTGGTCTCGCTATGCGACTTACCTCCCTCTAGCAGTCTTGATTGTAGGGGTATGGTGACAAAACTTTTTGATGGGATGGGGATTGGCTTTATCACCACTAACATTCTTCGGATTCTTGCTATTCCGATTATTGCTCAGGTTTTGTCACATTTTCATAGACTGCTTGTCAATTGGTGGCAGGGTCTATCATGTGAAGTAGTGACCAAGAAGAAGTGGGTCTTTTCGGCGAAAACAAACTTTGCCATCCTGTTTGGCATTTATCTCCTTGGGATTAGTGCTCTTTTGAGAGCAAATGTCTACTATAATGATGATAACTGGCGATTTTCTGGTGGTAGTCGTGGATGGGATGATTGGAGTCGCTTTTTTACGGATAGAAGCTCCATTTACTTTTTTGGGGGCAAGTTTGCGGTTGATGTCTCTCCCTATAGTCAGATTCTAGCAGTAGCTATCCTAGCTCTTGTTGGTATCCTCCTATTAGGTCTGCTTTATAAGCGTAAGGCATTTACGATTTGGGAAGTAGTAGCACTTGTACCTTTGGGATTAAATCCTTTTTTCATCGTCAATCTTAGCTATAAATTTGATGCTCCTTTTATGGCTTTCTCACTGCTTGCTGCGGTCTTTCCGCTTGTGTTCCGCTTTTCAGGGGCTAGATGGTATGTCTTAGCTTGTTTTCTTGGAAGCTTACTGGTCATGACATCCTACCAGGCTTCTTTTGGGATTTTTCCCATGCTAGTCATCCTATTGCTCCTGAGAATGTGGCAGGAGAAGGGATGGCATAAGGAGTTAGGTGGTTTCTTATGGCAGTCTTTACTAGGTTATGGAGCTGGTGCCCTGTATTTCTATCTAGTTGTCATGATTGCTCCTCGTAAAGATTATCTTGATGTAAGTATTCCTGCTCTATCGGAGATTCCTGAGTTTCTCCTAAAAAATTACACAGCTTATTTTACCAAGGTATGGGATGGGTTTACCCCTTTGTGGCTTATTACGACTTTGTTTATTTTAGGAAGTTTCCTAGTGTACTGTATGAGTAAAAAGAGAAATCTTCTTGGATTTAGTTTTTCTCTTGTTTCACTTGTCTTGATGTTGCTCCTTTCCTTTGGCTTCTATCCCATACTGGTAGAACCACAGCTAAATAATCGTGCTATGTATGGTCTAGTAGTTGTTATTGTCCTCTGTGGCTTGGTTATAGTAGAGCGGGGGCGGAGATCCGTTCTTCGTCTACCGATTCTTGTTCTTTCCTATATCTTTTTTGTCTATGCTCTGGTCTATGGAAATGCTCTAGCGACTATTGCTGACTATAGAAAATTCCGTCTTCAGTTGGTCTATGAGGATTTGAGTCACTTACCACAGGTTAAGAATAAAGAGACAGTAGATGTATATTTTCTTGGAAGGATTTCTGCGCCACCGACCTTAAAAAAGCAGTTTCTTGCCTACCCAATGTTAGCAATCAGTCATAATGAGTATTGGGATCGTAGAAAGCTGAGTCACTTGCCTACTGTGCAAACAATTTATGAGATACCCGACAAGCTACTTCCTACATTAACCCATCTTCCTATGCTAGTAGACACATACTACCACACTATCTATGGGGATGATAAGATGATTTACATTCGCTTGAAGGAAGATGGAAAGCTGATTGAATGATAAATGAGAAGGAGATTGCATGTCTACAAAAGAAAACAATAAAAAAATAGTAGCAGGGGGGGGTAATCCTGTTCCTGCTACTCGTCCTTGGATTGAGTTTCTATCCGAGTTTTACAGCTGATACGTATATTCATTTTAACCGCACATGGATGGAAAGTGCCATCAACATGTCTCGTAGAAATGGTCGTCCCTTTATTTCCTTATTCTTTATCCTGATGGGGAGTCTGCATCAAGCGCCAGAACTCTATTTGCTTATCTCAAGTTGTTTAGCACTTTGTTTTCTGGGCTTGTCTGTGTGGTGTTTAGCGAGATTGTTTGAAAAGACTGAGGTAGCTTCCTCTTTGATGGCTCCTTTTTTATCATTGATCATCTTGGTCAATCCCCTTATCATCAGCTATTTTTTATTTGTTGAACGTGGTATGATGATGTTTGCTTTATTGATGGCTATTCTTGCCACTTATATACGGATTTGCAAACCGATCACGCATTGGCTCCTGGTTTCTACCGTTTTAGCGACAGTATCCATGCTCACCTACCAGTCCTTTACTTCCTTGTACTTGATGCTTTGCCTGTGTTTTGCGGTGGAAAAACGAGATGTTAAGACAGCTATTCGTAGCTTTCTCCTCTCCTCGATCCCATTTGTCGTGAGTGGTCTTGTTTCACTTCTTTACCTAAAACTCTTTGGCATTGGTCGATTTAATCTTGAAAATCTCGGACTAGTCGCTCGAATGTTACAACTTTTAAAAAGTTTGATCAAATCATATATTTTAGGTTTCAACATTGGTCCCGATGGTTTTCTTTTGTTTTCCCTTTTGCTTGCCATTGGCTATCTCCTTTGGAGAGTGAGACGACAACTTAATGGGACAGCAGCTGAGAAGACAAGAGCGAAGCTTATCTTGCTGGCTCTTCCTTTATTGTTTCTTTTGCCATGTGCCCTAAGTTTGGTTACAAAAGCTGGTTCAGGTGCTCGGTCTACGTATTCGGCTGCTTGTTTGGTTGGTCTATTCTTATTATTGGCTAGACTAGACTTCAAAAAGGCTAAGCTAGTCAAAGGTACACTAGTCACCCTCTATCTAGCAGTACTTACGCTGACATTTAACAAAATATTTTTACAACAGATAGTCGTCACCCAGTTGGATCAAAACCGTATGCAGGTGGTACAGCAAATGGTTCGTGACTATGAGGAAAAGACGCAGATAAAAGTAACAAAGCGAGCAATATATACAGATGCACATCCTCAGCTGGATAATCAATATACAGACTTTATAGATAGTCATTCGGGAATACTTAACACGGGGAATTTAGTGAAAAGCCCCGTTACAAATCTCTACCCATTTTCAATCTATACGTATATGACAGGGGAAAAGCTTGAAAAAACAGAGAAGGATTCCGCTATAAAAGCCTATTTTAAAAGCAAGGACTGGTCAACCTTCTCACCAGACCAAATCATCATCAAAGGTGATACCATCCATATGGCGGTGTATTAAGGGGAAAGGTCCTCTATTTTAGAAAAAAGAAAAAAATTTAGGCTAGAAGATGGAAAAAAGACAAATATCTCGATTGATGTTTGTCTTCATTCTGAAAGTCGTTAGAAATGTCATTCTAGCGACTTTGTCTTTGATCTGAGAGTACTTCCTACGAGGTGCTTCTCTGCATATGTAGAGTATTTTTTTAGTCAACAATTGGTCAACCTTTGAGATTTTTATATATCCAAGATGATGACGAAGTCTTATTTTACCTTATTTTAACGTAAATAAAACTGTAGTGGGTAGATGAAAAGTTAACACCTAGAGGCTGGGCAAAAAGCCCAGCTCCACTAGTCAGAGTTCGTGTCAACATCTCAGCGCAGTGGTTGATTGGCTTTAACAGTCTGGGAGACTGTTAAAGGTGGGAGATAGGATTTGCTTTGCAAATCTCAGCACTTCGTGTTTCACACTCCAAATCTGACCTCTACGACTGATACGAACAGAGTTCGCTTCATTTCCAACCTCCAACAGTCAGAGTAGTGACTGTTGGAGCGCGGAAATAAAACAAACGAAGTTTGTGTCAAAATAGTCCAGTGGACTATTTTAGCCCAAACCTAAATGTTTGGAAGTGAGGGGAGCTCTTCTATGAATGGCTGAGTTCTTTCCCACTCCCTTTCTTTATCTCTTTCCTATTTTCAGGAGATAAGCTGAAAAGGGCTATCCCCAGCCCTTTTCACTATTCAAGGCAATCAAAATCGAATAAAGAAGTGGTATAAGACTGAGGAGATAATCTTTGGTTTTATATGGCTTCTTTTTTTGCAAGATTTTACGAATAGATAGGTGAGGAGGAAATTATGTATCAAATTGAATTTAAAGAAGAGGCCATTCTACCTAGAGAACGTTTAGTAGAAGTTGGAGCTGAGCGTCTCAGTAATCAGGAACTACTAGCAATTTTTATTAGAACTGGGACAAAAAAAGAACCTGTTTCTATTCTCTCCAATAAATTATTGAATCGTTTGGAGAGTTTAGCGGCTCTAAGAGAACTATCAATTGAAGAATTGCAAAGTTTGACTGGCATTGGGCGCGTCAAGGCGATTGAAATTAAGGCTATGATTGAACTTGGAAAACGTATCAATCAATCAGAGCTACTCTTAAATGAGAGAATTTTGGGAAGTGAGAAGTTGGGACGTAAGATGATTCATGAAATCGGGCATAAGAAGCAGGAGCACCTAGTTGCACTTTATCTCAATACACAGAACCAGATTATCAGTCAAAAAACGATTTTTATTGGGAGTGTTAATCGTAGCATTGCAGAACCACGTGAAATTTTGCATTACGCAGTAAAATGTATGGCAACATCGATTATCATCGTTCACAACCACCCGTCGGGTTCAGTACAACCTAGTAGGAATGATTTGCTATTTACGGAGAATTTAAAAGAGTCCTGCGAAAAGCTAGGACTGGTATTATTAGATCATTTAATTGTTGGAAATAAGGATTACTATTCTTTTAGAGAAGAAAGTGAGTTATTTTAAAGTTTATTGACAATATAGTGGAAGAGTTCTTTTTCAATCTCACGTTTACCGTAGAGTAGTTCAGGATGCCATTGAACCCCTAAAAATTTAGTTGGGTAGGCTGAATGAACTGCTTCAATAATCTGTTGATTATCTGATAGTGCAATGATTTCTAAGTCAGGTGCTAAGTCTTTGATAGCCTGACGGTGAAATGAGTTCACACTCGGATTGGACTCATATATGTCGTAAAGTGGACTATTTTGAGTCAGTTGAATCGTTTGACTGACTTCTTGTCCGTCTATGTCTTGCCAATGTTCAGAAATTGATTGATGAAGGCTACCACCTTGAGCTACATTGTAGAGCTGTAGACCTCGGCAGATACCGAAGATAGGTTTCTGATTTTCTTGGGCAGCCCTTATGAGGGCTAATTCAAACTCGTCACGCTTTGGTAGATAATTATCGCTGTCAATAGTCCTTTCTTCGTGATAGTAACTTGGCTGGACATTTTGTCCTCCTGCTAGGATGAGTTTGTCAATAAGATGAATATAATATTTTGCCAAATCTGGCTCTGTAGCAGGAAGGATGAGTGGGAGCCCGCCAGCATCTTCAATAGCTTGTACGAGGCAAGTCTGGGTATAAGAAAGCAGGGGTTCTGTATGATCCCCTGTTTTATATTCATTTCCAGAAATACCAATAACTGGTTTTTTCATTGCTTATCCTTTTCGCATAAAGTAGAGTAGTGTCTGTAATTCACTAGTCAAATCAACATACTGGACAACGACATCTTTTGGGACAGACAAGTTAACTGGTGAAAAGCTCAGAATTCCCTTGACACCAGCTTCAACAAGAATATCGGTCACTTCTTGTGCCTTGACGCTGGGTACCGTTAGAATGGCTGTCTGAGAGTTTGCTTCGCTGATACGTTCCTTGATTTCTGAGATTGCATGGATTGGGATATTTTCATCTGTCGTTCCAACAGCTGGATTATCATCTGCTTCAAAAGCCATGACTATTTTCATTTTATTTCGTTCGTGGAAGCGATAGTGTAGCAAGGCCCGCCCCATATTCCCGACTCCAACAAGCATAACATTGGTGATGGAGGTATCATTTAGAATATCCGCAAAGAAATCCATCAACTCTTTGACATTGTAGCCAAAGCCACGACGACCAAGCTCTCCAAAATAGGAAAAATCTCGGCGGACGGTAGCTGAATCGATTCCGATAGCTTCGGCAATTTCTTTTGAACTAGCTTTTTCAATATTTCCTGCATAGAAACGTTTAAAAATGCGATAATAGAGGGATAGACGTTTGGCAGTAGCGCGTGGAATATCAGATTTTTTATCGTTTTTCACTTTAGACTCCTTTATTTCGATAGAATACGCTTTATCGATTATTTATATATTAAACAGTTCTTTATTCTATTCTAGTCCAAGTTTGTGAAAAAATCAACAGATTGATTTTAAAAAAAGATTAAACAGGAAACTGTCTAATCTAGTGTTTGTAAATAGCGATAGAGATCTCCGATTGTCCCTTTGTAATCCAGAGCTTGTCCGTCTTGTGTAATGCTGGTAACTGGATAATAGTCTGGGAGGGTTAAGCAACCGGCAAAAGCCAGAATGGCTGCATCCTTATTCTCAAATGTTTGGATACGTTCTTGCTTGTAAGCGTCAAGATAGTGAATTTCAATCATACTAAGCCTCTTTTGTAAAGATGTCACGGTCAATCAAGCTATCCATGAGGAAATAGAATTTTTCTTGGATAACCTTGTTACTTTCTGGCTTAAAAATGTTTACCAGATGAAGACCAGACTTGTCGGTAATATTAATTTTAAAACCAGTTAGGTCTTGGTTGATAATAATTTTCAAGAGGAATCCTTGGTTTGAATTTGGAATTTCTTCCAGAAGACGTGTAAGCTGATAGTGACCTGCTTTGGTTTGTTCAAAGGTGTTATCACGGAGTGTATATTTTTTGATAGCAGGGCTAATGTGATAAGTAAAATTACAATCTTTTAAGGTAACTGATTGTTGGAATGCCATTTTAACCTCCAAGTATTTTCTTTAGTTCGATGATAAGAGTATCTATCTCTTCTTTTGTATTGATTTCAGATAGGCTGATACGAATGGATTCTTTCAGACGATGGGAGTCTTTTCCATACATAGCTTCTAAAACATGGCTATTTTGGACAACACCTGCCGTACATGCAGAACCGCTAGAAACAGCAATACCTGCCAAATCTAGTTGCATGAGTAGTTGTTCATTAAGTTTACCAGGAAAACCGATATTAAGGACATGAGGGAGATGAGGTCCAGCCTGATTGAGATAATAATCTAAGCCAGATAATCCCTCAATAATATGTTGTCGCAGTTCACTGACATGCTTATGATGCGTATCTAAGGACTCATATTGTTCTGTTAGGGCAGTCGCCATAGCAGCAATAGCAGGGAGATTCTCAGTACCTGCTCGATGTTGCTGTTCCTGCTTTCCGCCGTGAATCAAGGAATCAAATTTATGAACTTTACTATATAGGAATCCCATCCCCTTTGGACCATGGAATTTATGGGCAGAGGCCGCGAGCAAGTCAATTCCGTAGTCAGAGGGAGAAATTGTAATTTTTCCAATTGCTTGGACAGCATCTACATGAAAGACGGCCTGATGATCGGCTAGGAGCTCTCCAATTTCCTTGATGGGAAGTAGCTGACCGGTCTCATTGTTAGCAAACATGACGCTGACTAAAATAGTATCTGGCCGAAGGGCATCCTGAATTTGTTGAGCGGTGATTACTTGGTTGACTGGTTGGATATAGGTTACCTCGAACCCAAACCGATCCTCTAGATACTGCATGGTATGGAGGACAGCATGGTGTTCGATAGCCGTAGTAATCAGGTGTTTTCCTTTGGATTGATGCGCAAGTGCATAGCCTTGAATAGCTAAAGTATCAGCTTCGGAGCCTCCAGATGTGAAAATAATTTGTTCGGGAGAGGCGGAGAGAATCTGAGCAATCTCTTGACGACTTTGTCTAAGACATTGATTGGCTTTCCGACCGCTTTGATGAATACTGGAGGGGTTTCCATAATTTTCTTGAGCCACTTCCATCATCCGTTGGAGTGCAGTAGGAGATAGGGCAGTGGTTGCTGCATTATCTAAATAAATCAAAGAGTTACTCCTAGTTTTCTTTTTCAGGACTAGTAAATTTGAAAAGTGGGCTGAGTGGCTGATGTTCTTGGATGCGGTGGATGGCATCTGCAATCAAGTCACTAGCTGTTAGGAAGGCGATATTTTTAGGATGCTGTTCTTTGCTTGCAACAGAATCGGTAACTAATATTTCTTTGATTGGTGTTTCATCTAAGAGTTGGGCTGCAGTTCCTGCAAAGAGACCATGGCTGGCAACTGCATAAATTTCAGTAGCACCACCTTCTTGGACAATTTTTGAAGCTTGTGAGAAAGTGCGACCAGTATTGAGAATATCGTCCACCAAAATAGCTTTTTTACCAGCAACATCACCGATAATATAGCCTTCAGAACGCTCAGAATCATCTTGAGCGTAGTCGATAATCGCAATCGGTGCATTTAGAAATTCAGCGATATTACGCGCGCGTTTGATACCAGAATTTTTAGGACTCACAATGACGACATCTTCACCGCAGAGTCCTTTTTCCATGTAGTAGGCTGCAAAAAGTGGTTCTGTAAGGAGATTGTCTACTGGAATATCAAAGAAACCTTGAATTTGTGAAGCGTGCAAATCAAGAGTCAATACACGGTCGACACCAGCTTTAACCAGCATATTTGCAACTAATTTAGCTGTAATTGGTTCGCGTGGAGAAGCGGTACGGTCCTGACGAGCATAGCCGAAATAAGGGATGACAGCTGTAATGGTGTTGGCACTAGCACGTTTACAAGCATCGATCATAATCAATAATTCCCACAAGTGATTATTAACCGGATAGCTTGTTGATTGGATAATGTAGACGTCTACGCCACGTACAGATTCTTCAATGTTAATTTGAATCTCACCATCAGAAAACTGGCGAGAAGACAGCTTTCCAAGAGGAATTCCAGCAGAATCAGCAATTTTTTCAGCAATATCACGGTTGCTATTGAGTGAGAATAATTTAATGTTATGTTCACCGAGTGGTTGTACCATTTTAAAGTAACTCCTTTTACACACTGAGCTTTTATGATGACATAAAAGTATTTTTACAATAGATAGTTCTATTCTATCAAAAAAATGAAAAATTTTCAGTAGTGAAACTAAAAAATCAACCTTATTTGGCTGATTTTTTATAGTTATTTTATGTGGGCAGCTGTTCGTGCAACCTTACTACTAGCATATTTGAATTGAATTGATTTCTTCTTAAGGAATTCATCGAAAAGAATTTTCCCTGCATCTGCATCGGTCACTTCGACTTCTAATTCGTAATCTTTTTGTCCCACATAATCATTTTCATCGAGGGCCATAAGACCTATAGATGTCTGTTTCTCATAGCGTTTTGTCGTAAGGCTTCCCCAGACAGCAAGTTTATCAAGTGGAATTTCGGTTGCAGAAATAATGTCAGAAATTTGTCCTGCAGGTAGTTGAAAATTTTCCAGTAAATGATGAGCAGTTTGGATGTCTAGAACTTGGTTATATTCTTGATTTCCGACTTCTTGTGGAATTTTTAATGTTAGTTCTGCTGAGTCTTCAAATGTACGAATACGGAGTGAAAAGCGGTGATTCTTCATATCTAGGTCTGGGGTATCAATGTAGTGGTTTGTTTGAAGAATTGGGCTCACATCTGAAAAGTCAGTAAGCAGGCGTTTGTATTCGGATTTGGTCAGTAAGGTTTTATACTCAATTTCAAGGTGGTTTTTCATGCAGTAAACCCTTTCAATGTGTTATAATAGATTAGTCTTTGTGTTATTCTAATACAATTTAAAAGTTTTGACAAGAAAGGGGCCGTATGGACTTTAACTGGGAAGAATTTTTAGACCCCTATATTCAGACAGTTGGTGAATTGAAAATCAAACTGCGGGGGATTCGCAAGCAGTATCGCAAGGCTAATCGGCATTCTCCAATTGAGTTTGTCACAGGACGGGTAAAACCGATTGAATCCATTAAAGAAAAAATGGCCCTGCGACATATCAAATTGGAAAATCTTGCTCAAGATATGCAAGATATTGCCGGTCTTCGGATTATGGTTCAATTTGTGGACGACATTGAAGAAGTATTAGCTATTTTGCGGAAACGCAAGGATATGCAAATTGTGCATGAACGGGATTATATCAATAATATGAAAGCCTCTGGTTACCGTTCATATCATGTGGTGATTGAGTATCCTGTGGATACTATAAATGGCAAC
Encoded here:
- a CDS encoding ribose-phosphate diphosphokinase — protein: MVQPLGEHNIKLFSLNSNRDIAEKIADSAGIPLGKLSSRQFSDGEIQINIEESVRGVDVYIIQSTSYPVNNHLWELLIMIDACKRASANTITAVIPYFGYARQDRTASPREPITAKLVANMLVKAGVDRVLTLDLHASQIQGFFDIPVDNLLTEPLFAAYYMEKGLCGEDVVIVSPKNSGIKRARNIAEFLNAPIAIIDYAQDDSERSEGYIIGDVAGKKAILVDDILNTGRTFSQASKIVQEGGATEIYAVASHGLFAGTAAQLLDETPIKEILVTDSVASKEQHPKNIAFLTASDLIADAIHRIQEHQPLSPLFKFTSPEKEN
- a CDS encoding CYTH domain-containing protein, which gives rise to MKNHLEIEYKTLLTKSEYKRLLTDFSDVSPILQTNHYIDTPDLDMKNHRFSLRIRTFEDSAELTLKIPQEVGNQEYNQVLDIQTAHHLLENFQLPAGQISDIISATEIPLDKLAVWGSLTTKRYEKQTSIGLMALDENDYVGQKDYELEVEVTDADAGKILFDEFLKKKSIQFKYASSKVARTAAHIK
- a CDS encoding GTP pyrophosphokinase, which encodes MDFNWEEFLDPYIQTVGELKIKLRGIRKQYRKANRHSPIEFVTGRVKPIESIKEKMALRHIKLENLAQDMQDIAGLRIMVQFVDDIEEVLAILRKRKDMQIVHERDYINNMKASGYRSYHVVIEYPVDTINGNETVLAEIQIRTLSMNFWATIEHSLNYKYKGNFPEEIKKRLEVTAKIAYELDEEMRKIRNDIQEAQALFDPAYRKLNDGVGNSDDTDEEYR